The genomic interval GTATAAAGTTTTTTAGAGTTATGGGAAAAGCAAGTTTTATAAAGATCGAAGATGAGAGCGGGATGCTTCAAATCTATGTTGCAAGAGACAATCTAGCAGAAGGTTTTTATAACGATGTGTTTAAGAAAAATATTGAAGTAGGCGACATCGTAGAGGTTGTAGGCTATCCTTTTGTAACAGGACAAGGAGAGCTCTCACTCCATGCAGATGAGTTAAAACTGCTAACAAAAGCGATATCTCCGCTTCCGGAAAAATTTCACGGTGTAACTGATAAAGAGATCAGATACAGAAAAAGATATCTCGATCTTATCATGAACGCAGATGTCCGCAAAACATTTAAGATACGCTCTAAAGTTATCTCTCTGACCCGCCGTTTCTTTGAAGACAAAGGCTTTTTAGAGGTTGAAACTCCTATGATGCACCCGATTGCTGGCGGAGCAAACGCTAAGCCGTTCGTTACACACCATAATGCTCTTGGTATAGACAGATACCTGAGAATCGCTCCTGAGCTCTACCTCAAAAGACTTATCGTAGGCGGATTTGAGGCTGTTTTTGAGATAAACCGTAACTTTAGAAACGAGGGGATGGATGCTACTCACAACCCTGAGTTTACATCTATTGAGTTCTACTGGGCATACAAAACCTACAAAGATCTCATAGAGATAACAAAAGAGTACTTTAGATACCTTTTTGACCATCTAGATCTTCCTACACAGCTTCCTTACGGAGATCTGGAAGTTGACTTTAGCAAGTTCAGTGAAGTGCCGCTTATAGAGTCGCTATTCACTATCGGTGGGGTTCCGCAGGATATAGTAAACGACAAAGAGAAGATTATTGCGTTCTTAAAGAGCAACAATGTTCAAGTAAAAAATGGTTTAAGTCTGGGTCAACTCCAAGGCGAGCTTTTTGACGAATATGTTGAAGAGAAACTCATCAACCCTACTTTTATTACCGAATACCCTGTTGACATATCTCCGCTGGCAAGAAGAAGCGATGCAAATCCTGAAATTACGGAGCGTTTTGAGCTCTTTATTGCAGGGCGCGAGATTGCAAACGCATTTAGCGAGTTAAACGATCCTGTTGATCAATATGAGAGATTTAAAGCTCAGGTTGAATCAAAAGAGAGCGGCGATGATGAAGCGCACGAGATGGATCTGGATTTTGTAGAAGCACTTAGCTATGGAATGGCTCCGACCGCAGGACAAGGCATTGGAATAGATAGACTGGTTATGCTTTTGACAAATGAGCACTCGATCAGAGACGTTCTACTCTTCCCTGCAATGAAACCGATACATACAGAAGAAAAACAAGAAGAAAACGAGTAAGTAAATGGTTTTATCTGACACGAATGTGTCAAGCTTCAGTGCCAAAGCGGCTAGCGTAGCGAAAGGAATTACTTCCTTTCGCGTTTTTAAATTAATAAAAGGATAATAGATGAGTTTTTTACAAGAGTATGACAAAGAGATATTTGATCTGTGCGAAAAAGAGTTAGAGCGCCAGACTGACCATTTAGAGATGATCGCATCTGAAAACTTTACACTTCCTGCAGTTATGGAAACTATGGGTTCTGTATTTACAAACAAATATGCTGAGGGTTATCCGGGCAAACGTTACTACGGCGGATGTGAATATGCTGACGGCGTTGAGCAGTTGGCGATTGACAGAGCATGTAAGCTTTTTGGATGTAACTACGCAAACGTACAGCCTCACTCAGGAAGTCAGGCAAATGCTGCAGTTTATGCAGGTCTTTTAAAAGCAGGAGACAAACTTCTTGGTATGGATCTTAGCCACGGCGGTCACTTGACTCACGGAAGCAAGCCAAGCTTCTCAGGACAAAACTACTCAAGCTTTACATACGGTGTTGAGCTTGACGGTCGTATGAACTATGAGAAGATCATGGATATTGCAAAAGCTGTTCAGCCGAAGATTATCGTTTGCGGCGCTTCTGCTTATGCAAGAGAGATAGATTTTGCAAAATTCCGTGAGATCGCTGACGAAGTTGGAGCTATACTGTTTGCAGATATTGCCCATGTTGCAGGTCTTGTTGCAGCAGGTGAGCACCCTAGCCCGTTCCCTCACGCTCATGTCGTAACTACAACGACTCATAAAACTCTTGCAGGTCCAAGAGGCGGTATGATCATGACAAATGACGAGGAGATAGCTAAGAAGATGAACTCTGCTATCTTCCCTGCTCTTCAGGGCGGACCGCTTGTTCACGTTATAGCTGCTAAAGCTGTAGGGTTTAAGTACAACCTCTCTCCTGAGTGGAAAGATTATGCCAAGCAGGTAAAAGCAAACGCGAAAATCCTTGGAGAAGTACTTGTAAAAAGAGGTTACGACCTTGTGAGCGGCGGAACTGACAACCACTTGGTTCTTCTCTCTTT from Sulfurimonas crateris carries:
- the lysS gene encoding lysine--tRNA ligase, whose translation is MVFDNKFIQLRIEKAELLKKDGINPYSNDSKRSTTIEKFLNVNSDIFHEENKRDEKRHYVVSGRIKFFRVMGKASFIKIEDESGMLQIYVARDNLAEGFYNDVFKKNIEVGDIVEVVGYPFVTGQGELSLHADELKLLTKAISPLPEKFHGVTDKEIRYRKRYLDLIMNADVRKTFKIRSKVISLTRRFFEDKGFLEVETPMMHPIAGGANAKPFVTHHNALGIDRYLRIAPELYLKRLIVGGFEAVFEINRNFRNEGMDATHNPEFTSIEFYWAYKTYKDLIEITKEYFRYLFDHLDLPTQLPYGDLEVDFSKFSEVPLIESLFTIGGVPQDIVNDKEKIIAFLKSNNVQVKNGLSLGQLQGELFDEYVEEKLINPTFITEYPVDISPLARRSDANPEITERFELFIAGREIANAFSELNDPVDQYERFKAQVESKESGDDEAHEMDLDFVEALSYGMAPTAGQGIGIDRLVMLLTNEHSIRDVLLFPAMKPIHTEEKQEENE
- a CDS encoding serine hydroxymethyltransferase codes for the protein MSFLQEYDKEIFDLCEKELERQTDHLEMIASENFTLPAVMETMGSVFTNKYAEGYPGKRYYGGCEYADGVEQLAIDRACKLFGCNYANVQPHSGSQANAAVYAGLLKAGDKLLGMDLSHGGHLTHGSKPSFSGQNYSSFTYGVELDGRMNYEKIMDIAKAVQPKIIVCGASAYAREIDFAKFREIADEVGAILFADIAHVAGLVAAGEHPSPFPHAHVVTTTTHKTLAGPRGGMIMTNDEEIAKKMNSAIFPALQGGPLVHVIAAKAVGFKYNLSPEWKDYAKQVKANAKILGEVLVKRGYDLVSGGTDNHLVLLSFLNRDFSGKDADIALGNAGITVNKNTVPGETRSPFVTSGIRIGSPALTSRGMKEKEFEFIANKIADVLDDINNTELQAKVKKELKELAQNFVIYHQSTY